The genomic region TCGGTGGCGTTGGGGAAGTCCTTCGTCTGTCCAGGCTCCATCACAGGAACGCCGGGGAGGAATTTCAAACTGTTTGGGTTGGGTGTGTCCTGGGTTTGGATGAACATATTTCTGCTCTGAAGTTGAGCCCGGGGTTTCTCGCACAGGAGACGACAGCGAATGCCAGGATTTCTGTAGTTGACGTGCAGTTCTCTAGTGAATCTGGAGAGAATGAAAAGAGATGCTTGGGACAAAAGTTCTCATTTGAAAAAGAATATAATGTCCTGCATAACTTATTAACAAGGTGGAGCTGTTTAATGAGTCTTGTTTTCTTAGTTGGCTATAAGGCTATAAACAAAGGTATTTGACTTACTTTGGACATTGACAACTCACGACACAACTATAAGAGAACAGCCGCCCACTGGACaggacatttttcattaatttattcattatcagGCTTTCTTTTTTGAGTTTTATTTATCTAATAGCTCATTTCGGGAAAGACAATCACTGATACGCAAATCTGATAAATTTGAGGTTAGGAGTACACTGGCAGGGgtaaaaacgcaaaaagaGGAAAGATATATATCAATGTACTTAGCCAGCGAGGGTAGGAGAGGGAGCACCCCATTTGCAAGGGGTTTTggggtaattaaaaaattcaatatgctATAAGTTCGCAATCGAATGACGGCATAAAATTGTGGAGGGTGGAGAGCGCCGGCAAAACCCATGGAATTTCGGCGCCGAGGCGTTCGAAAATTGCTCtgataattaaacaattatatCTCTTTTCGAGATAAATATTAAGGAATAAAACCAACGGTGTTCGgaggagaattaaattcttctTGCTCAAACCAAGTTGCATCCCTTAATGAACcaaaaattagaattaaaaaCGATGGGAAAAATCGAAACAGGAGATATTATATCATCATTCGCCATTCGATCGCGAAGAACTTATAGCATATCGGATTTATTAACTACCCccaaacattaattaatatcgaTTTATTCAGTTTCGTTACagaatcatttattcattttgtcTATTATGATTAGAATATGGCCAACAATCAGAAAGCAACATTGGCGATATTGGTCTCCATTTAGCCTTCCAATGAGTATTaacaatcaataattaatttaacatACTGACAATTATATACCACAGTCTTTCACACTTTCGATACGTCACATTACATTGGCAATGCACACTCAATAGTTGTTTTGCTCTCCttcgctcttttttttcttaatttttggaTCGCAAGGGAAGATGATTCAGTGGTGGAACGGTAGAATGTGATGAGATAAATTGGAAATTGGCATCAATTCTGAATTTATCTGGGAAACGAATGGTCTATAGAGAAAGTTTAAAGATATTTCATGTTTTTAAGCAATGTTCTTAGATGGTTTAGAATAATTTAGGAAGTGTCTTTGAAAGATGAACGAGTCTCGAGGCGAAGGGTCAAAAATTCACTCCCATCATTCAATGCTAAAAATTCCCCCACAGAATTGAATTAGCAATCAAAATTCAGTATCGAATAGAACACAATGTTTCACCCCTCCACTCACCTGAATCCCAGAAAAGTGAAATGAACCTattgaaaaaatcgagaatataaaaacgaaaaatatcgaaatgcATGATttgaacataaaaataataataaaaaaaatacaggagtttattaatctttaaaaaaattaacgacttCCGTCTTACGGTCGATAATCCCCTTatgttatttaaatttaatgttcATAATTATCTGACAGACGTTAACATTGCTATAACACAAATAGTGGAATAATAATATAAGCCTGGCTCTCGTAAAAACACTAAGCGTTGACATTCATCTCCCTactttataataaattcaatgaattaaataaataactgtATTAAACACATTTTCAGTGGTGATAAGATATACAAACAATAGTTCTTATAGCATTAACGTTCATGTACGATTTCGTTTTATGTATGAATTTATCATATAGTCGGAAATTAACGAAGCTATACAAAAATTATGTAACAAAATTAATGCATTGTCTCGCTTTCTCTAGATCATcagtttatttttagtttctcatttcctagtaatcattttaattatccTATCAGTCACTTGCGCGAGCTTAACGAGCTTTGGTGACGCTCAATACATAATCCATAGCTTTTATAATCTTAAGTGAGTATTTCACTCGATACAGATCAGATTTATTGTTATCAGACTACTGCAGACACGCTTGTACCTTTTCAATCCACTCCTGAGCTATGGCTGCATCACTTGCACAGAAATTGTATGTTCGTCTATTTGTGCGGAGCTGtgacaaaataaaaagacaTTAATTACACTTGCATATCTGATTggcattttcttcatttcaattATGTGAAACTTACatcaaaaaatgatttatcgtCAGTTTTCTTTGGTGGTCCCGGTGTAGGAGATGCTGGTGTCACTGACATGACTTCAGCCAAATCTTCaacaaacaaatgaaaaaataattttttaaagtataTTGTGCTTGCCATCAGCATTCTCATTACTTACCTATATACCCCTTGCAATGTGAGTCCTCCATGGCATCGTAATACCTGAGCTCATGCTTAATCGAATCCAGCACAAACCACCTCTGCTTCCAGCCCTTCAGCAATGCCCCTCTCTTATAAAGATAACCCTCGTGTGTCCTGTTCTCAGCAACATTGCTGGAGAATTGTTCATAATACTGCTGCGACGAAGTCTGCATAGTGCTTCCAGAATTGACACTCCCATTATCTCCACCAGACCTAGTGAGGGTGTGCGACTGTACATTATTGGTAACCGCCTTGTACTTGGTACAGTTCTTGGGTACAGCATCTGCACACTTGTCATGACAAACATGCCCACAATCGACACACCTCAGGCCAGCTTTGACCGGTCCCCAGAGGACACCAGAGCAGGCATCGCAATGAGTCGGTGTCGCTGTATCAAGTCTCTCAAACCTGTGAGGATGGGCGTATACACTagcttcattattattattcccaCTGCCACCACCACCGGCCATTTTGCCCCTGAGTATCAACTCCAGGGTCGACCTCTTGTGGATCAATCGTCCATGATACCTAACGAGTGCAGTGCTGAAGCTTCCATTTCTCGCCAATGAATCGGTATTAGGCAGCTCCAATTTGTCCCACAAGACTCTCCATTTCTGTGGCAAATGCCCTAATTCAGTCTCCAACTTGTGAATCTCCTCGAGTAGATGAGAGAATTGATCCGGTACCAGTCCCTGCACAGAGTCATGGCCCTGAGTGACGATTTTCCTGTTGCTCTTCTCGATAATGCCATCGGCAGCCTCGGCCTCCTCCTCCTGTTGTGAATCCTGCTGCAGGACTTCGAGATCATAAGGAGGGCCATGAGCAAGCTCCTCCTCGAGGTAATACTGCCAAATATCGAGACTAGGAAGGTGCGATACCGGCCTGAGCACCGGATGCTCCGAATTCGGAGTGTATAGGAAATTATAGAATAGGGCTGATCTGGTGTGTTGTTTTTCGATGTAATCGAATATACTCTGGCCTAGATTAGAGCCGTTATTGGTGCTTGTAGCTAGACGACCCCCGGGGTAGACGATCTCATCGTCACTGCCCGTGTCAACGCCCTTGTGATAGCTCGTCAAGGATCCCCGCTTATCCTCGATAGCTGTTATACCACATTCAGCTCTGTCGAATTCACAGTCCAAAAGGAACGTTCGGAATCTACAAGAGACGGAGTGATACGCCAGAAAGCGGAGGTAGTAATCGTTGAACTCAAAGGCCATTGGAAATTGCTTCTGAATTTGGTGAATTATGTCCAGAAATTGGAGGAACGTTGGAGTGAAATTGGTGACTTGAGAGTTTGAGGATAGATTGCTTCTGTGGCCAAAACGATAGCCAAAGCCCAGCCACTCTTTCTCGATTAGTGTTCGAAATCCATCGATAGTTCGGTAATGGGGGTCTAAGCATACTTGAGCCACGGAGCAAACGGTGGTCGTTGCGTCCCAACCGTCTTCAAGGCATACAGCTACTGATGAGCCTTGCACGTCCATCAGATCAATTACAGCACCCGAGAGTTGCATTAAATTTTGCAGCTGTTGCAACCATTCGGAGCTCTCGATGAGTTTGTAAAAACTTTGGTCTGGCTCAATACTTTGCGAACTTGGCATACAAGCGCGCATTAGCTTCTTGAATGAAGCTTTTGTGTGCCTTATATCGAAGTAGTCAACTGGGATGAAGTCCGTTTTTGGAGCTGATGATTCGGCTTTCATAACGCCCCTCATGTTCGCTTTCTCCCCCAGAATGTAAAGCGCAGCTCTTTGAAATGTATGAACACACTCAGTCCCACTGTCCGAATCCGCCGAATGCCTCACAGTTCCCCGTTGATTCACCGACGTTAAAGATGCCTGGGAGGCATTATGGCGTTTATCCTTCAGTGATCCCCACCTACCAAAATTTTTCCCGCCCTTTCCAGCAGACGACCCCAAAGTTCCAGCTACAGTATTCTTATTGAACATACTTCTCCTAGATTGTTCCGGAGTACCACTGCAATTTCGTTCGTCAGCAGTCAACAGTAACGAGTCAATGCTCAAGGAACTGTCCGACATCCCCCAGGCGGTTGAGCCCTGTCTCAAGACCGACAGGGGAGTAGAGGATACCAGAGACATCAGATACTTCTCTTGTTCCAAAGTGGAAGTGGACTCAGAAGAAGTTGTTTTGAGATTACTTCCTGAGGACGGATGTGCCTTCAGCATTCCCATAACTCCCTTCCCGTGACAACCAGCGCCCCTGATCAGCAGAGCCTTTGTCCTCGGGTGCTTCCACGTGATCACAGGTAGTCTGCTATGTCTGTACAGTCTGCAGAACCTCCTGATGCTCTCGTCACTGACAGCCGTTGGAACCACTAACAAAGCTGGATAGCTTCTGCAGATCATGTATGCACAGTTGACCGAGGTTAGTCTGAAAGGCTCATTCCTTCGTTTATCGTACTCAATACCGTTGGGACACAATCCCAATCTGTACCAGTCTCTGACGTAACTCCGTTCTGACAAACGTTCCAATGTCTTAGCATCAGTCGGTGGTTGACAGGCAATGTTAGATATCTCGAATTCATCTATACTCAAATCGTCATCATGACTCAGATCATTGTTATCGTTAGTTACTGGAAGACTCATTCTGCCTGGTGACGTCAGGTACTTGTTATTGGGGTTCGTCACATTGATCTTCAAGTTCATATTCATGTTCGGAAGAACGTATTTCTGGCGTTTTGACGATTGCTTCGGTTTGAATCCAGCTTTTCTCGCTGTTTTTAGGAGGGTCTTCTTGGCGAAGCCCTTTAGAGTCGCGTTCTTCTCTTTTCCTTTGTTGTGGGCGGTTGGCGTAACGAACATCTGACCGTTGAACGCAAAGTGGTGGAAGATGTGTGGAGGATAGCGAGCCTTGTGAATCAACTTTCGAAGGGTGTCGATGTTCTCAGGGGTGACTTCCTCGTCGAATGCAAGTTTTATCAGCTGGAAGGTGCAGGAGCGTAGCTGAAGACCCTCCTGCATGCACTGGTCCAGATGCGCCAGATTCTGAACCGAGACCCGTTTCTCCTTAGTTAGAGAGGTGACGGGGAATGCTCGGACGACCATTTGTTCGCACGCCAAGGGATCGCAGGGAATGCCTTTGAAGACTATGCGG from Diachasmimorpha longicaudata isolate KC_UGA_2023 chromosome 1, iyDiaLong2, whole genome shotgun sequence harbors:
- the LOC135172897 gene encoding myotubularin-related protein 13 isoform X1, producing the protein MLNAITPTSQQDPTEMSRLADYFVVVGYDHDKERGGISNGTVVQRFPEKDWSDTPFIEGIEWFCQPQGWALSTERQEPRFFVSILTDIDANRHYCACMCFNETVSILPSKPVDEEEEPVDGNSRALVRTLPTIAHHSIMYAPKCLVLVSRLDYIETFRNCLGIIYTVYVENLGIPLETLVGNILGCIQVPPAGGPQVRFSIGAGDRQALQPPISPSLPITHTTVNLLFQQLGIRNVLVLFCAVMTEHKILFHSASYSRLTEGCRALTALMYPFRYTHVYIPLLPAALVEILSTPTPFIMGVHSSLKQEVSELMDVIVADLDGGSITVPDGVSLALLPEPILSQTQDHLSLVLQPELSCADYAFPPLATRAPHPPMLDKELRAVFMRTFAQLLQGYRSCLTLIRIHPRPVITFHKAAFLGERGLTDCDFTIRVLDCMFFTSFVAERGPPWRPCDVWDELYSNISDQLKQETQDHRLILSHIQELAQQLYTNENPNPQPYVQKILKPPDGAFARIHQPQLPIINPEQVQAIIDEGLAKNNLKVRLTGLRQIQPRIVPSGPHISIVHDTRNLVSNSARRLEVLRSCVNCIFENKISDARKTFPAVLRALKSKAARLALCMEFSQHVVGNKAMLEHQQFDLVVRLMNCALQDDSSMDEHGVAAALLPLATAFCRKLCTGVIQFAYTCIQEHAVWQNQQFWEDAFYQDVQKDIKRLYLPGDNLKFINDGIVSPISPRDGKEKEFPFNDRRSIYRSQEPSALEIAAEQMRVWMGIDTDKQQELITSEESTLYSQAIHYANRMVYLLVPLDIGAKAHRQDHVYDDERASNSITNSDVFVPRNSVASDSGDAESGFEEIDPGETGSAVIRMVSRFVDRVCTEGGVSTEHVRCLHQMVPGVVHMHIETLEAVHRESKTLPPIQKPKILTPNMLPGEEVIMDGLRVYLLPDGREETIGGLARTPPLLPAEGAIFLTNYRIVFKGIPCDPLACEQMVVRAFPVTSLTKEKRVSVQNLAHLDQCMQEGLQLRSCTFQLIKLAFDEEVTPENIDTLRKLIHKARYPPHIFHHFAFNGQMFVTPTAHNKGKEKNATLKGFAKKTLLKTARKAGFKPKQSSKRQKYVLPNMNMNLKINVTNPNNKYLTSPGRMSLPVTNDNNDLSHDDDLSIDEFEISNIACQPPTDAKTLERLSERSYVRDWYRLGLCPNGIEYDKRRNEPFRLTSVNCAYMICRSYPALLVVPTAVSDESIRRFCRLYRHSRLPVITWKHPRTKALLIRGAGCHGKGVMGMLKAHPSSGSNLKTTSSESTSTLEQEKYLMSLVSSTPLSVLRQGSTAWGMSDSSLSIDSLLLTADERNCSGTPEQSRRSMFNKNTVAGTLGSSAGKGGKNFGRWGSLKDKRHNASQASLTSVNQRGTVRHSADSDSGTECVHTFQRAALYILGEKANMRGVMKAESSAPKTDFIPVDYFDIRHTKASFKKLMRACMPSSQSIEPDQSFYKLIESSEWLQQLQNLMQLSGAVIDLMDVQGSSVAVCLEDGWDATTTVCSVAQVCLDPHYRTIDGFRTLIEKEWLGFGYRFGHRSNLSSNSQVTNFTPTFLQFLDIIHQIQKQFPMAFEFNDYYLRFLAYHSVSCRFRTFLLDCEFDRAECGITAIEDKRGSLTSYHKGVDTGSDDEIVYPGGRLATSTNNGSNLGQSIFDYIEKQHTRSALFYNFLYTPNSEHPVLRPVSHLPSLDIWQYYLEEELAHGPPYDLEVLQQDSQQEEEAEAADGIIEKSNRKIVTQGHDSVQGLVPDQFSHLLEEIHKLETELGHLPQKWRVLWDKLELPNTDSLARNGSFSTALVRYHGRLIHKRSTLELILRGKMAGGGGSGNNNNEASVYAHPHRFERLDTATPTHCDACSGVLWGPVKAGLRCVDCGHVCHDKCADAVPKNCTKYKAVTNNVQSHTLTRSGGDNGSVNSGSTMQTSSQQYYEQFSSNVAENRTHEGYLYKRGALLKGWKQRWFVLDSIKHELRYYDAMEDSHCKGYIDLAEVMSVTPASPTPGPPKKTDDKSFFDLRTNRRTYNFCASDAAIAQEWIEKVQACLQ
- the LOC135172897 gene encoding myotubularin-related protein 13 isoform X2 → MLNAITPTSQQDPTEMSRLADYFVVVGYDHDKERGGISNGTVVQRFPEKDWSDTPFIEGIEWFCQPQGWALSTERQEPRFFVSILTDIDANRHYCACMCFNETVSILPSKPVDEEEEPVDGNSRALVRTLPTIAHHSIMYAPKCLVLVSRLDYIETFRNCLGIIYTVYVENLGIPLETLVGNILGCIQVPPAGGPQVRFSIGAGDRQALQPPISPSLPITHTTVNLLFQQLGIRNVLVLFCAVMTEHKILFHSASYSRLTEGCRALTALMYPFRYTHVYIPLLPAALVEILSTPTPFIMGVHSSLKQEVSELMDVIVADLDGGSITVPDGVSLALLPEPILSQTQDHLSLVLQPELSCADYAFPPLATRAPHPPMLDKELRAVFMRTFAQLLQGYRSCLTLIRIHPRPVITFHKAAFLGERGLTDCDFTIRVLDCMFFTSFVAERGPPWRPCDVWDELYSNISDQLKQETQDHRLILSHIQELAQQLYTNENPNPQPYVQKILKPPDGAFARIHQPQLPIINPEQVQAIIDEGLAKNNLKVRLTGLRQIQPRIVPSGPHISIVHDTRNLVSNSARRLEVLRSCVNCIFENKISDARKTFPAVLRALKSKAARLALCMEFSQHVVGNKAMLEHQQFDLVVRLMNCALQDDSSMDEHGVAAALLPLATAFCRKLCTGVIQFAYTCIQEHAVWQNQQFWEDAFYQDVQKDIKRLYLPGDNLKFINDGIVSPISPRDGKEKEFPFNDRRSIYRSQEPSALEIAAEQMRVWMGIDTDKQQELITSEESTLYSQAIHYANRMVYLLVPLDIGAKAHRQDHVYDDERASNSITNSVASDSGDAESGFEEIDPGETGSAVIRMVSRFVDRVCTEGGVSTEHVRCLHQMVPGVVHMHIETLEAVHRESKTLPPIQKPKILTPNMLPGEEVIMDGLRVYLLPDGREETIGGLARTPPLLPAEGAIFLTNYRIVFKGIPCDPLACEQMVVRAFPVTSLTKEKRVSVQNLAHLDQCMQEGLQLRSCTFQLIKLAFDEEVTPENIDTLRKLIHKARYPPHIFHHFAFNGQMFVTPTAHNKGKEKNATLKGFAKKTLLKTARKAGFKPKQSSKRQKYVLPNMNMNLKINVTNPNNKYLTSPGRMSLPVTNDNNDLSHDDDLSIDEFEISNIACQPPTDAKTLERLSERSYVRDWYRLGLCPNGIEYDKRRNEPFRLTSVNCAYMICRSYPALLVVPTAVSDESIRRFCRLYRHSRLPVITWKHPRTKALLIRGAGCHGKGVMGMLKAHPSSGSNLKTTSSESTSTLEQEKYLMSLVSSTPLSVLRQGSTAWGMSDSSLSIDSLLLTADERNCSGTPEQSRRSMFNKNTVAGTLGSSAGKGGKNFGRWGSLKDKRHNASQASLTSVNQRGTVRHSADSDSGTECVHTFQRAALYILGEKANMRGVMKAESSAPKTDFIPVDYFDIRHTKASFKKLMRACMPSSQSIEPDQSFYKLIESSEWLQQLQNLMQLSGAVIDLMDVQGSSVAVCLEDGWDATTTVCSVAQVCLDPHYRTIDGFRTLIEKEWLGFGYRFGHRSNLSSNSQVTNFTPTFLQFLDIIHQIQKQFPMAFEFNDYYLRFLAYHSVSCRFRTFLLDCEFDRAECGITAIEDKRGSLTSYHKGVDTGSDDEIVYPGGRLATSTNNGSNLGQSIFDYIEKQHTRSALFYNFLYTPNSEHPVLRPVSHLPSLDIWQYYLEEELAHGPPYDLEVLQQDSQQEEEAEAADGIIEKSNRKIVTQGHDSVQGLVPDQFSHLLEEIHKLETELGHLPQKWRVLWDKLELPNTDSLARNGSFSTALVRYHGRLIHKRSTLELILRGKMAGGGGSGNNNNEASVYAHPHRFERLDTATPTHCDACSGVLWGPVKAGLRCVDCGHVCHDKCADAVPKNCTKYKAVTNNVQSHTLTRSGGDNGSVNSGSTMQTSSQQYYEQFSSNVAENRTHEGYLYKRGALLKGWKQRWFVLDSIKHELRYYDAMEDSHCKGYIDLAEVMSVTPASPTPGPPKKTDDKSFFDLRTNRRTYNFCASDAAIAQEWIEKVQACLQ